A DNA window from Arachis duranensis cultivar V14167 chromosome 3, aradu.V14167.gnm2.J7QH, whole genome shotgun sequence contains the following coding sequences:
- the LOC107480769 gene encoding protein NUCLEAR FUSION DEFECTIVE 6, mitochondrial isoform X2, with amino-acid sequence MSTVAARCFLRSAASRTVNFAAGGKSRPTRSPFRVPKQSSLSNRIFRSPPPAMSCCVESMQPYHMATASALLTSMLSACPRSYGWTHEDG; translated from the exons ATGTCAACCGTCGCCGCCCGCTGTTTCCTGCGCTCTGCCGCATCACGAACGGTGAACTTTGCCGCCGGTGGCAAGTCAAGACCCACCCGATCTCCGTTTCGGGTGCCGAAGCAAAGTTCACTCTCTAACCGCATTTTCAG GTCGCCGCCGCCGGCAATGAGTTGCTGCGTTGAATCGATGCAGCCGTATCACATGGCCACGGCTTCCGCATTGCTGACTTCGATGCTCTCCGCTTGCCCCCGCTCTTATGGTTGGACTCATGAAG ATGGATGA
- the LOC107480769 gene encoding protein NUCLEAR FUSION DEFECTIVE 6, mitochondrial isoform X1, which produces MSTVAARCFLRSAASRTVNFAAGGKSRPTRSPFRVPKQSSLSNRIFRSPPPAMSCCVESMQPYHMATASALLTSMLSACPRSYGWTHEGQQKTR; this is translated from the exons ATGTCAACCGTCGCCGCCCGCTGTTTCCTGCGCTCTGCCGCATCACGAACGGTGAACTTTGCCGCCGGTGGCAAGTCAAGACCCACCCGATCTCCGTTTCGGGTGCCGAAGCAAAGTTCACTCTCTAACCGCATTTTCAG GTCGCCGCCGCCGGCAATGAGTTGCTGCGTTGAATCGATGCAGCCGTATCACATGGCCACGGCTTCCGCATTGCTGACTTCGATGCTCTCCGCTTGCCCCCGCTCTTATGGTTGGACTCATGAAG GGCAACAGAAGACTAGATGA
- the LOC107480718 gene encoding uncharacterized protein LOC107480718 isoform X2, whose product MLSVSESENDEMPNGWPLGLGFLNIKLRVTEAPAAAPVEPFSSTQMPSTSFSSFSSSNLDTESTASFFQDKSVSLGRLIGIRGGERGRLYLPNTLRFEDTSEKKTLGDASCSDSSNSKVQEVDVSEGICIPTLLDVLLRISTKTKRTSRN is encoded by the exons AATGATGAGATGCCCAATGGATGGCCACTGGGTCTTGGGTTTTTGAATATAAAGCTTAGAGTTACAGAGGCACCCGCAGCTGCACCGGTCGAGCCTTTCTCATCGACGCAGATGCCATCCACCAGCTTCTCCTCATTCTCATCCTCCAACCTTGATACTGAG TCAACAGCATCTTTCTTCCAAGACAAGAGTGTATCCCTTGGGCGTCTTATAGGAATAAGAGGAGGGGAGAGAGGACGATTGTACTTGCCAAACACGCTGAGGTTTGAAGACACTAGTGAGAAGAAAACATTAGGAGATGCTTCTTGTTCTGATTCATCTAACTCAAAGGTACAAGAAGTGGATGTGTCTGAAGGCATTTGCATACCCACATTACTTGATGTCCTGCTCAGAATCAGCACCAAAACTAAGAGAACTTCAAGGAACTAG
- the LOC107480718 gene encoding uncharacterized protein LOC107480718 isoform X1 — MLSVSESENDEMPNGWPLGLGFLNIKLRVTEAPAAAPVEPFSSTQMPSTSFSSFSSSNLDTEQSTASFFQDKSVSLGRLIGIRGGERGRLYLPNTLRFEDTSEKKTLGDASCSDSSNSKVQEVDVSEGICIPTLLDVLLRISTKTKRTSRN, encoded by the exons AATGATGAGATGCCCAATGGATGGCCACTGGGTCTTGGGTTTTTGAATATAAAGCTTAGAGTTACAGAGGCACCCGCAGCTGCACCGGTCGAGCCTTTCTCATCGACGCAGATGCCATCCACCAGCTTCTCCTCATTCTCATCCTCCAACCTTGATACTGAG CAGTCAACAGCATCTTTCTTCCAAGACAAGAGTGTATCCCTTGGGCGTCTTATAGGAATAAGAGGAGGGGAGAGAGGACGATTGTACTTGCCAAACACGCTGAGGTTTGAAGACACTAGTGAGAAGAAAACATTAGGAGATGCTTCTTGTTCTGATTCATCTAACTCAAAGGTACAAGAAGTGGATGTGTCTGAAGGCATTTGCATACCCACATTACTTGATGTCCTGCTCAGAATCAGCACCAAAACTAAGAGAACTTCAAGGAACTAG
- the LOC107480769 gene encoding protein NUCLEAR FUSION DEFECTIVE 6, mitochondrial isoform X3, producing the protein MSTVAARCFLRSAASRTVNFAAGGKSRPTRSPFRVPKQSSLSNRIFRSPPPAMSCCVESMQPYHMATASALLTSMLSACPRSYGWTHEGS; encoded by the exons ATGTCAACCGTCGCCGCCCGCTGTTTCCTGCGCTCTGCCGCATCACGAACGGTGAACTTTGCCGCCGGTGGCAAGTCAAGACCCACCCGATCTCCGTTTCGGGTGCCGAAGCAAAGTTCACTCTCTAACCGCATTTTCAG GTCGCCGCCGCCGGCAATGAGTTGCTGCGTTGAATCGATGCAGCCGTATCACATGGCCACGGCTTCCGCATTGCTGACTTCGATGCTCTCCGCTTGCCCCCGCTCTTATGGTTGGACTCATGAAG GGTCGTGA